The following are from one region of the Sphingomonas sp. J315 genome:
- a CDS encoding JAB domain-containing protein gives MAGAWSAFSPGSSPDALASRLAADIAGEPREVAAFAFCDSHGNVIGTRRIESRCADSVDLPLRRIVADAVLLDAARVVMAHNHPAGEAWPSRADRDVTARLARALAAVDTRLVDHVVVGRDGATWSFRAAGWL, from the coding sequence ATGGCCGGCGCGTGGTCCGCATTCTCCCCCGGAAGCTCCCCCGACGCGCTGGCCAGCCGGCTCGCGGCGGATATTGCGGGCGAGCCGCGCGAGGTCGCCGCCTTCGCCTTCTGCGATTCGCACGGCAATGTCATCGGCACGCGCCGGATCGAATCGCGATGCGCCGACTCGGTCGATCTGCCGCTGCGACGAATCGTGGCTGACGCGGTGCTGCTCGATGCCGCCCGCGTGGTGATGGCGCACAACCATCCGGCGGGCGAAGCCTGGCCCAGCCGCGCTGACCGCGATGTCACCGCCCGCCTCGCCCGCGCGCTCGCGGCAGTGGACACCCGGCTGGTTGATCATGTCGTGGTCGGACGCGACGGCGCAACGTGGAGCTTCCGCGCGGCAGGGTGGCTCTAG
- a CDS encoding class I SAM-dependent methyltransferase, translating to MAGCDETRPRPQPEPREDLSFPAADRPVAPIVSSRWSTEEARDRLNEADTVMNLAEIRPGTTVADIGAGEGYYTVRLAARVGAKGRVLAQDIVPEVRDALAQRVARDRLDNVSVRLGEPNDPKLPENSFDRVFMVHMYHEIEEPYEFLWRMRPSLRPDGLVVVVDADRATENHGTPPALLKCEFAAVGYRQVSIRDMPSAGGYIAMFKAEGPRPEPSAIKPCPNRPSGKASGTPMGDE from the coding sequence ATCGCCGGGTGTGACGAGACGCGCCCGCGCCCCCAGCCCGAGCCGAGGGAAGACCTCAGCTTTCCCGCCGCCGACCGGCCGGTTGCACCGATCGTGTCGTCGCGCTGGTCGACCGAAGAGGCGCGCGACCGGCTGAACGAGGCCGATACGGTGATGAACCTTGCCGAAATTCGCCCCGGCACGACCGTTGCCGATATCGGCGCAGGCGAAGGCTATTACACCGTCCGCCTCGCCGCGCGCGTCGGGGCCAAGGGCCGGGTGCTGGCGCAGGACATCGTCCCCGAAGTCCGCGATGCGCTGGCGCAACGCGTGGCGCGCGACCGGCTCGACAATGTCAGCGTGCGGCTGGGCGAGCCCAACGATCCCAAACTGCCCGAAAACAGTTTTGACCGTGTATTCATGGTGCACATGTATCATGAGATCGAGGAACCCTATGAGTTCCTGTGGCGGATGCGGCCTTCGCTGCGCCCGGACGGGCTGGTCGTGGTGGTCGATGCCGACCGCGCAACGGAGAATCACGGGACGCCTCCCGCGTTGCTGAAATGCGAATTCGCCGCAGTCGGCTATCGCCAGGTGTCGATCCGCGACATGCCGTCTGCGGGGGGCTATATCGCGATGTTCAAGGCCGAAGGGCCGCGCCCCGAGCCGTCCGCGATCAAGCCCTGTCCCAACCGCCCCAGCGGGAAGGCGAGCGGCACGCCGATGGGCGACGAGTAA